Proteins encoded by one window of Candidatus Methylomirabilis sp.:
- a CDS encoding FliA/WhiG family RNA polymerase sigma factor — translation MEITREHWREYRRTKDPRLRDLLVTANISLVRQVAGRLSLQLPSCVEVGELESAGAIGLLSAVEHYDPEQPAEFATYAQHRIRGAILDDLRSQDFAPRSLRMKAREIEQTLSQLEATLGREPTDSEVASALGIERDAYWRQLGEIRGMVLVSLDEPGTEADGSESNRLMRELPDPTPRDPFIAAASKERVRLLGEIIEGLPTQERMVLTLYYVEELTMKEIGRVLEVSESRVSQIHTSAILRMRARLLRVKLKRDDLITEESAAFTLRELVLAIFLSLGLLVGGCAAPAGRPPLQPVVIPREGRTVVVPALAPMEDRPLVEAVARLFVLELSHSGIDVRGPDWLREEARARGWDTSLSSIGEGVFLRDGDAKSPVLDWDALGVRRALVVNLYGVDQHWEGTTRVTRVGVEARLIALPSGVLLWAGKIAPGSAGTAGWSFEHATRIAVRRLAESLR, via the coding sequence ATGGAGATTACGCGGGAACACTGGAGAGAATACCGGCGTACGAAAGATCCCCGGCTGAGAGATCTGCTGGTTACGGCGAACATCTCCCTTGTGCGTCAGGTCGCCGGGCGGCTGTCACTGCAACTACCGTCGTGTGTTGAGGTTGGCGAGCTGGAGAGCGCCGGCGCGATCGGTCTCTTGAGTGCCGTCGAGCATTATGACCCGGAACAGCCGGCGGAGTTTGCCACCTATGCCCAGCACCGAATCCGTGGGGCCATCCTGGACGATCTCCGGTCACAGGATTTTGCTCCCCGCTCACTTCGGATGAAGGCACGGGAAATTGAACAGACGCTGTCTCAATTGGAGGCCACCCTTGGACGAGAGCCGACAGATAGTGAGGTGGCGAGCGCGCTCGGAATTGAGCGGGACGCCTACTGGCGGCAACTCGGCGAGATCCGGGGCATGGTCCTGGTGTCTCTCGATGAACCGGGCACAGAGGCGGACGGATCAGAGTCCAATCGACTCATGCGGGAACTCCCGGACCCGACGCCTCGAGATCCCTTCATTGCGGCAGCCTCCAAGGAGCGGGTGCGGCTCCTGGGCGAGATCATTGAGGGGCTACCGACTCAGGAGCGGATGGTTCTGACCCTGTACTATGTTGAGGAACTGACCATGAAAGAGATCGGACGGGTACTCGAGGTGTCGGAATCGCGCGTCTCACAGATCCACACCTCCGCTATTCTCCGGATGCGGGCCAGGCTCCTTCGGGTCAAGCTCAAGCGGGATGACCTGATCACGGAGGAGAGCGCGGCCTTCACCCTGCGAGAGTTGGTGCTGGCCATCTTCTTGAGCCTGGGTTTACTGGTTGGAGGATGCGCGGCGCCGGCCGGCAGACCACCGCTCCAACCGGTCGTCATTCCCCGAGAGGGTCGGACCGTTGTCGTGCCGGCGCTGGCGCCCATGGAGGATCGTCCGTTGGTCGAGGCGGTTGCCAGACTGTTTGTCCTCGAGCTCTCACACTCCGGAATTGACGTCCGAGGACCGGACTGGTTGCGGGAGGAGGCTCGCGCCCGTGGATGGGATACGTCCCTTTCGTCCATCGGGGAAGGGGTATTCCTCCGGGATGGAGACGCGAAATCCCCGGTACTCGATTGGGACGCCTTGGGGGTGAGGCGGGCCCTAGTCGTCAATCTGTATGGCGTTGATCAGCATTGGGAGGGAACGACCAGGGTGACGAGAGTCGGGGTGGAGGCCAGGCTCATCGCCCTGCCGTCCGGAGTTCTGCTGTGGGCCGGGAAGATCGCGCCGGGAAGCGCGGGGACGGCCGGATGGTCGTTCGAGCACGCGACCCGTATCGCGGTGCGGAGGCTGGCCGAGAGTCTACGGTGA
- a CDS encoding SCO family protein has translation MRQSLFSLILIPLLAASAFAQPELPEENRYVFRKMPNALIKTAHEEIHLSEIYTRNPVLLTFVYTRCPTICYPYLQYLQKELQKIQIDGYRVLVLNLDPRDTVEDMVRLGKILDVPRPDNWMFGVTKDIAALADSMGFHFEWRKEIGGFDHPAMVAGIDRNGYVLRILVGFQKTARLAEVLREMQGEFIPSYPLPGKETIFRCFEYDPITGKWRMGPGFLILFTPALLGLFGLLSMSLIIKPSTGGKRR, from the coding sequence ATGCGCCAGAGCCTTTTCTCGCTGATTCTCATACCTCTTTTAGCGGCTTCCGCCTTTGCGCAACCGGAACTGCCCGAAGAGAATCGATATGTCTTTCGCAAGATGCCGAATGCCCTGATAAAGACCGCTCATGAGGAGATCCATCTTTCTGAGATTTACACGAGAAACCCTGTGCTTCTCACTTTCGTCTACACCAGATGTCCGACCATTTGCTACCCGTATCTCCAATATCTGCAGAAGGAACTGCAAAAAATTCAGATAGATGGATATCGCGTTCTGGTCCTCAACCTTGATCCTCGGGATACTGTAGAGGATATGGTGAGATTGGGGAAGATCCTGGATGTACCCCGACCAGACAACTGGATGTTTGGCGTGACGAAAGATATAGCAGCCCTTGCCGACAGTATGGGATTTCACTTTGAATGGCGCAAAGAAATCGGAGGATTTGATCATCCGGCGATGGTTGCCGGTATTGATCGGAATGGATATGTCCTGAGAATTCTTGTAGGTTTTCAGAAGACTGCAAGGCTTGCAGAGGTGCTGAGAGAAATGCAGGGAGAATTTATTCCCTCCTATCCCCTTCCCGGAAAAGAAACTATTTTCCGCTGCTTTGAATACGACCCAATCACAGGAAAATGGCGAATGGGGCCAGGGTTTCTGATTCTTTTCACTCCAGCCCTGCTGGGTCTCTTCGGGCTATTATCCATGTCTCTGATCATAAAACCCTCGACCGGAGGAAAACGGAGGTAA
- a CDS encoding PilZ domain-containing protein: MRERIRKGLKVTIDFADCPVSMVGTILHVDVQTLVVSLASEENQGKSAGSLTTARDVRVSATVEDAIYRFTSTLLRSSGLLFYLTPPGEVQRHQRREHVRQPCLLDVEFVMSRGNGAQAPRKRATAVNISCGGLLLVCEGRMEVGDAVDVSVIFSRDEPPLQTAVQVVRTEQSVRSGRDLRRVALRVTDLKRADEKRLTQFITKLQTKRRLV, from the coding sequence ATGCGGGAGAGAATCAGGAAGGGTCTTAAGGTGACGATCGACTTCGCCGACTGCCCCGTCTCGATGGTCGGCACGATTCTGCACGTCGATGTGCAGACGCTGGTCGTATCTCTGGCGTCTGAGGAGAACCAGGGCAAGTCGGCGGGATCCTTGACCACAGCACGGGACGTGCGCGTGTCGGCGACAGTGGAAGATGCCATCTATCGATTTACCTCCACGCTTCTCCGCTCGTCAGGCCTTCTCTTCTACCTTACCCCTCCTGGCGAGGTGCAAAGGCATCAGCGGAGAGAGCACGTCAGACAGCCGTGCCTACTCGATGTAGAGTTCGTCATGTCAAGAGGCAATGGTGCTCAGGCGCCGCGCAAGCGAGCGACGGCAGTGAACATCAGTTGTGGCGGTTTGCTCTTGGTGTGCGAGGGGCGAATGGAGGTCGGGGATGCCGTCGATGTCTCGGTAATATTCTCTCGCGACGAGCCTCCCCTGCAGACCGCCGTACAGGTCGTCCGGACAGAGCAATCTGTCCGATCCGGACGGGATTTACGCAGGGTCGCGCTCCGTGTGACTGATCTGAAGCGAGCCGACGAGAAGCGGCTGACTCAGTTCATCACGAAGTTGCAGACAAAGCGACGACTGGTATAG
- a CDS encoding EscU/YscU/HrcU family type III secretion system export apparatus switch protein, translated as MQKAVALKYEPPKDSAPEVIASGRGQVAEKIIELAKAHGIYIKQDPDLVEVLSRLDIGEAIPPELYAVVAEVLAFVYRVNAKKRLSSGPGQSSRP; from the coding sequence GTGCAGAAGGCCGTTGCCCTGAAGTACGAACCGCCCAAGGACTCGGCGCCAGAGGTGATCGCCTCGGGCCGCGGGCAAGTCGCTGAGAAGATCATCGAACTCGCCAAAGCGCACGGCATCTACATCAAACAGGATCCTGACCTGGTGGAGGTCCTCTCCAGGCTCGACATCGGCGAAGCAATCCCGCCTGAGCTCTACGCCGTCGTGGCCGAGGTGCTGGCCTTCGTCTACCGGGTCAACGCCAAGAAGCGACTGTCCAGTGGTCCCGGTCAGTCCTCCCGCCCATAA
- a CDS encoding cbb3-type cytochrome c oxidase subunit I: MEQANSRMTALWIYTGLTLFPILILLGIFMRANQGGVITVPADRFFSFLTLHGLGMAGLWFVFGMASNNYLLNKHSASPLVGNIIAYILTLIGVVLLIIATFIGKFAAGWYFLYPLPFYKTWESWATPLFLVSIGVLGVGWLVWTISMLIGILRKYSLPQALAWHYLRGRKEPEVPPFIVVLTATLIGIFICLLAGVTLLSLYFGEYLGWFKNDALLMKNLTFIFGHTLVNEMLYLAVAVLYELYPEFGHRAKWKTTWYVALSWNATFLIVMFAYFHHLYMDFVQPTGFQFIGQIASFLAPIPAAVITIFSVLAYTYRNSMKWNLASLLYFYGVLGWAIGGVAAVLDATIVNNFVLHNTQWVPAHFHTYNLLGQIFFNLAFVVWFAEKVSGTPFSVGLSRSIFALLLLGGWGFVSMFYLSGTFSIPRRFNLYPPDLSMGTTLAKAAAGFAVLYLLGIAFFFFGASKRCARAFSR, from the coding sequence ATGGAGCAAGCAAATTCTCGCATGACCGCCTTGTGGATCTATACCGGTCTCACTTTATTTCCCATTCTGATCCTCCTCGGAATCTTCATGCGTGCCAATCAGGGAGGGGTGATTACCGTACCGGCGGACCGTTTTTTCTCATTTCTCACCCTCCATGGCCTGGGTATGGCGGGTCTCTGGTTCGTTTTTGGCATGGCAAGCAACAACTACCTACTGAACAAACACTCGGCTTCACCGTTGGTCGGAAACATCATCGCCTATATCCTGACACTGATAGGGGTGGTCTTGCTGATCATTGCGACCTTCATCGGGAAATTTGCTGCCGGATGGTATTTCCTCTATCCCCTTCCCTTTTACAAGACATGGGAGAGCTGGGCAACGCCGCTCTTTCTCGTCAGCATCGGGGTACTGGGGGTTGGGTGGCTGGTCTGGACCATTTCCATGCTGATCGGCATCTTGCGGAAATATTCATTGCCCCAGGCTCTGGCCTGGCATTACCTCCGCGGGAGAAAAGAACCGGAGGTCCCACCGTTCATTGTCGTTCTCACCGCGACGCTGATCGGTATTTTTATTTGCCTGCTTGCCGGGGTGACCCTGCTGAGCCTGTACTTTGGTGAGTATCTGGGGTGGTTCAAAAACGATGCACTCCTGATGAAGAATTTGACGTTTATATTTGGACATACGCTGGTGAATGAAATGCTGTATTTGGCGGTAGCGGTGCTATACGAGCTCTATCCGGAATTCGGCCATCGCGCGAAATGGAAGACCACATGGTATGTGGCATTATCCTGGAATGCAACCTTTCTTATCGTGATGTTCGCCTACTTTCACCATTTGTATATGGATTTTGTCCAGCCGACCGGATTTCAATTCATCGGTCAGATCGCCTCGTTCCTTGCGCCTATCCCTGCGGCTGTGATCACGATCTTCAGCGTACTCGCCTACACCTACCGGAACTCGATGAAATGGAATCTGGCCTCTCTCCTCTACTTTTATGGCGTACTCGGTTGGGCGATAGGGGGGGTGGCAGCCGTATTAGATGCGACGATCGTCAACAATTTTGTTCTTCACAATACCCAGTGGGTTCCCGCCCACTTTCATACCTATAACCTGCTGGGTCAGATCTTCTTCAATCTCGCCTTTGTCGTCTGGTTCGCTGAGAAGGTGTCCGGTACACCCTTCTCTGTCGGATTATCGAGGAGCATCTTTGCGTTGCTCTTATTGGGAGGTTGGGGATTTGTGAGCATGTTTTATCTTTCGGGAACGTTCTCCATCCCCAGAAGATTCAATCTCTATCCGCCCGATCTGTCCATGGGCACAACACTGGCGAAAGCTGCCGCGGGCTTCGCTGTACTGTATTTACTGGGGATAGCCTTCTTTTTCTTCGGAGCGTCAAAGCGATGCGCCAGAGCCTTTTCTCGCTGA
- a CDS encoding M23 family metallopeptidase, translating to MRVEERKQVDATAVSNPGGAGPDVGWPRPTFSRVLAEADDRWRVSGSAAGITSPGGRRTVRAVRQGDTLSQIVEGVLRQAGIRVSPPAIYRAVEEVARVNRITNPDRIRPGQAIDLSALTPSANPNERDVGLSDDGAAAEAGVSAGSIVHGLKAFMQSLAGRVTSSFGHRADPMTGSRAFHAGVDIKLPTGSFIYPALPGRVIFSGQTLGYGNLVILAHAGGFTTSYGHNSSNLIPAGVVVEKEVPIAIVGATGRATGPHLHFEVRREGQPINPATLTSE from the coding sequence ATGAGAGTAGAGGAGCGAAAACAGGTCGACGCGACAGCGGTGTCGAATCCTGGGGGCGCCGGTCCGGATGTGGGATGGCCGAGGCCGACCTTTTCGCGCGTACTGGCCGAGGCCGATGATCGGTGGCGCGTTTCCGGATCCGCTGCGGGCATCACGAGTCCGGGAGGACGACGGACCGTCCGCGCAGTCCGCCAAGGGGATACTCTCTCACAGATCGTCGAAGGGGTCTTGCGGCAGGCCGGTATCCGTGTCAGTCCTCCTGCCATCTATCGAGCGGTCGAGGAGGTAGCCAGGGTCAATCGAATTACGAATCCGGATCGCATCCGTCCTGGCCAGGCGATCGATCTGTCCGCCCTCACCCCCAGCGCGAATCCGAACGAGCGGGATGTCGGGCTCAGTGACGATGGAGCGGCGGCGGAGGCGGGCGTATCCGCCGGCAGTATCGTGCACGGCCTGAAGGCCTTCATGCAATCTCTTGCGGGCCGAGTTACGTCCTCGTTCGGCCACAGGGCTGATCCGATGACCGGATCGAGAGCCTTCCACGCCGGCGTGGATATCAAGTTGCCGACCGGCTCCTTCATCTATCCGGCCTTGCCGGGCCGGGTCATCTTCAGCGGTCAGACTCTCGGCTACGGTAACCTGGTTATCCTGGCGCATGCGGGCGGATTCACGACATCCTATGGCCATAACTCCTCTAACCTGATTCCTGCCGGGGTAGTCGTGGAGAAGGAGGTGCCGATCGCCATCGTAGGGGCGACCGGGAGGGCGACAGGACCGCATCTTCATTTTGAAGTGCGAAGGGAAGGGCAGCCGATCAATCCGGCAACATTGACGTCCGAGTAG
- a CDS encoding flagellar hook-length control protein FliK, with amino-acid sequence MTARIGSSLLAHIPTLTPPLNQGSSLLKRLNLDQALQGRVLAVRGSQVVISMLGEQIAAESLLPLQVGQVLNLVVREVRPDRVALHVASKIEEEAPGLRRIADQELSDLLSTQHLLPDRTNLLIARALLRNSLPITNTIVSAARNALPFIEAPQADDIEAAIFLMLKELPVTHESMELAKGALLQPNNLGARVQALVTQLVELLLHAEQIEPGGEAAILPRDMLALACQLLHELPLLVPDQVQGQAFAALVKQVLNQIAMPTENRLARLLEESMHTLREQAVQPSTAPAKEEIIIELSRLPSNEGPDLAPLDLRPDPVKTMTSTADLPAGEALLTAESPQSTHSLVLEQEATAPAPPARLLSEEPHQASPALRRQHPSEIASDFRQQLASMNDVLTQASDELPAHHRLAPLLRELGGAIHEMITMVEAEQLSNAGMPPPTQPQGYYVFNLPIAAAGQDTTDTAEVRIYYQRRGHTKRVDPENAHLAFLLQMSHLGPVDVHVDLYRKHLRCRIECSNDETIGLFQESSLELRERLHISGYTVDSIRALIATRLNTRSNREPMPPLFKIDIQV; translated from the coding sequence GTGACCGCTAGGATTGGCTCATCGCTGCTTGCTCATATCCCGACTCTCACTCCGCCCCTGAACCAGGGCAGTTCCTTACTGAAGCGACTCAACCTGGATCAGGCGCTTCAGGGGCGCGTACTCGCGGTACGTGGCAGTCAGGTAGTAATCTCCATGCTGGGGGAGCAGATCGCAGCAGAAAGCCTCCTGCCGCTACAGGTCGGGCAGGTCTTGAACCTTGTGGTACGCGAAGTCCGACCTGACCGAGTCGCTTTGCATGTGGCCTCAAAGATTGAAGAGGAGGCGCCGGGACTCCGCCGTATCGCCGATCAGGAGCTGAGTGATTTGCTGTCCACACAGCACCTTCTCCCCGACCGCACGAACCTGCTGATCGCTCGCGCGCTTCTCCGCAATTCGCTCCCCATCACGAATACGATCGTATCGGCGGCACGCAACGCGCTCCCGTTCATTGAGGCGCCTCAAGCAGACGACATCGAGGCGGCAATCTTCCTCATGCTCAAAGAGTTGCCCGTCACACACGAGAGCATGGAGCTGGCAAAGGGCGCACTGCTGCAACCGAATAACCTTGGCGCCCGAGTGCAGGCTCTCGTGACTCAGTTAGTAGAGTTGCTGCTACATGCAGAACAGATAGAGCCAGGCGGTGAGGCTGCCATACTGCCCAGGGATATGCTGGCCCTTGCGTGCCAACTCCTTCATGAGCTGCCTCTCCTCGTACCAGACCAAGTCCAGGGTCAGGCTTTTGCCGCGCTGGTCAAACAGGTACTCAATCAGATCGCTATGCCAACGGAGAACCGCCTCGCGCGGCTCCTCGAAGAAAGTATGCATACCCTGAGAGAGCAGGCGGTGCAGCCATCCACTGCACCAGCCAAAGAGGAAATCATCATTGAGCTATCAAGGCTACCCTCAAACGAAGGCCCTGATCTGGCGCCGCTCGATCTACGGCCAGATCCGGTTAAGACTATGACCTCCACCGCCGACCTTCCTGCTGGAGAGGCGCTTCTCACCGCAGAATCCCCTCAATCGACCCATTCTCTTGTATTGGAACAGGAAGCGACCGCTCCCGCTCCCCCTGCAAGGCTTCTTTCGGAGGAGCCGCACCAGGCGTCACCCGCGTTGAGGCGGCAGCACCCTTCAGAAATAGCCTCCGACTTCCGCCAGCAGCTCGCCTCGATGAACGACGTATTGACTCAGGCCTCAGATGAGCTGCCCGCCCACCATCGTCTCGCACCCCTGCTCCGAGAACTCGGCGGAGCCATCCACGAGATGATCACGATGGTGGAGGCGGAACAGTTGAGTAATGCCGGTATGCCACCGCCTACCCAGCCCCAGGGGTACTACGTCTTCAATCTGCCGATAGCCGCTGCTGGTCAAGATACGACCGACACCGCCGAGGTCCGGATCTACTACCAGCGACGAGGCCACACAAAGCGGGTAGACCCGGAAAACGCGCACCTCGCCTTTCTGTTACAGATGAGTCACCTTGGACCGGTCGATGTCCACGTGGATCTGTACCGGAAGCACCTGCGGTGCCGCATTGAATGCTCGAACGACGAGACGATTGGCCTGTTTCAGGAGTCCTCGCTCGAGTTGCGGGAGCGCCTTCACATTTCCGGTTACACTGTGGATTCCATTCGCGCCCTCATTGCCACCAGACTCAATACGCGATCGAACCGAGAGCCCATGCCACCTCTCTTCAAGATCGACATCCAGGTCTAG